The Macadamia integrifolia cultivar HAES 741 unplaced genomic scaffold, SCU_Mint_v3 scaffold629, whole genome shotgun sequence genome window below encodes:
- the LOC122069508 gene encoding probable mannitol dehydrogenase, producing the protein MTNKNKAFGWAAKDSSGVLSPFHFTRRANGDDDITLKIFYCGICHADLQILRDKFGFGLYPVVPGHEIVGIVTQVGRKVEKFKIGDKVGVGCMVGSCRACENCRQDLESYCPKLESTYTMFDDGTGKKNYGGYSDIIVVNEHFALRFPENLPLDAAAPLLCAGIAIYSPIKYYGLDKSGMHLGVVGLGGLGHVAVRFAKAFGMKVTVISTSPDKEEEAIEGLGADLFLVSKNLDQMKVMVSTMDGIIDTSSAPHPIGPLIDLLKPQGKLVMVGAPQKTVELPLFSLLMGRKLVGGSTIGGMKETQEMIDFAGKHNIVADIELISMDHVNTAMDRLVRGDVRYRFVIDIANNLHA; encoded by the exons AAGGCCTTCGGTTGGGCCGCAAAAGACTCCTCTGGAGTTCTCTCCCCATTTCACTTCACCAGGAG AGCGAATGGAGATGATGATATTACCTTAAAGATATTTTACTGTGGAATCTGCCATGCAGACCTTCAAATTTTAAGGGataaatttggatttggtcTTTACCCTGTTGTTCCTGG GCACGAGATCGTGGGAATAGTGACCCAAGTTGGACGCAAGGTAGAGAAATTCAAGATAGGTGATAAAGTAGGCGTGGGGTGCATGGTTGGCTCTTGCCGTGCTTGCGAAAACTGCCggcaagatttggaaagctattgcCCCAAATTGGAATCTACATACACCATGTTTGATGATGGTACCGGAAAGAAAAACTATGGTGGATATTCTGATATCATAGTTGTTAATGAGCACTTTGCCCTTCGCTTCCCCGAAAACCTGCCGTTAGATGCCGCCGCACCGTTATTATGTGCCGGCATTGCTATATACAGCCCCATAAAGTACTATGGACTTGATAAGTCAGGAATGCATTTGGGAGTGGTAGGGCTTGGTGGACTTGGTCATGTGGCAGTAAGGTTTGCTAAGGCCTTTGGCATGAAGGTGACTGTGATCAGTACATCACCAGACAAGGAGGAGGAAGCAATTGAAGGACTTGGGGCTGATTTATTTTTGGTTAGCAAAAACTTGGACCAAATGAAG GTTATGGTCAGCACAATGGATGGCATTATTGATACATCTTCTGCACCTCACCCTATTGGACCTTTGATTGATCTGTTGAAGCCTCAGGGGAAGCTAGTGATGGTGGGAGCACCACAAAAAACTGTGGAGCTGCCACTATTTTCATTACTTATGG GGAGGAAGCTAGTTGGGGGAAGTACAATAGGTGGGATGAAGGAAACACAAGAAATGATAGATTTTGCAGGGAAGCACAACATAGTGGCAGATATTGAACTTATATCCATGGACCATGTGAACACAGCTATGGACAGACTTGTTAGAGGAGATGTTAGATATCGATTTGTCATTGATATAGCTAACAACTTACATGCTTAG
- the LOC122069497 gene encoding probable mannitol dehydrogenase has product MSNIEGEEHTQKAFGWAARDSSGILSPFHFTRRANRDDDITMKILYCGICHADLISTKDRFGLGLYPVVPGHEIVGEVTQVGPKVKKFKIGDKVGVGCLVGSCRACENCQQELEPYCPKAESTYTMFDQGTGEKNYGGYSDILVVNEHFAVRFPENMPLDAGAPLLCAGITVYSPMKYYGLDKSVQHLGVVGLGGLGHVAVKFAKAFGMKVTVISTSPSKEEEAIKRLGADSFLVSKDSDQMKAAMSTMDGIIDTASAPHSIAPLIDLLKPHGKLVMVGAPGKVVELPVFPLLMGRKLVGGSAVGGIKETQEMIDFAGKHNIVADIEVISMDYVNTAIERLEKGDIRYRFVIDVANTLKG; this is encoded by the exons ATGTCGAACATTGAAGGAGAAGAGCACACACAGAAGGCCTTCGGTTGGGCAGCAAGAGACTCCTCTGGAATTCTCTCCCCATTTCACTTCACCAGGAG GgccaatagagatgatgatattACCATGAAAATACTTTACTGTGGAATCTGCCATGCAGACCTTATCTCAACAAAGGATAGATTTGGATTAGGTCTTTACCCTGTTGTTCCTGG GCATGAGATCGTAGGGGAAGTGACCCAAGTGGGAcccaaagtgaagaaattcaagatagGAGATAAGGTAGGAGTAGGGTGCCTAGTTGGCTCTTGCCGTGCTTGTGAAAATTGCCAGCAGGAATTGGAACCCTATTGTCCCAAAGCCGAATCTACATACACCATGTTTGATCAAGGGACCGGAGAGAAAAACTACGGTGGATATTCTGATATCCTTGTTGTTAATGAGCATTTCGCCGTTCGCTTCCCCGAAAACATGCCGTTAGATGCCGGAGCTCCGTTATTATGTGCCGGGATTACTGTATACAGCCCCATGAAATACTATGGACTGGATAAGTCAGTACAGCATTTGGGAGTGGTAGGGCTTGGTGGACTTGGGCATGTGGCTGTCAAGTTTGCTAAGGCCTTTGGGATGAAGGTGACTGTGATTAGTACATCACCAAGTAAGGAGGAGGAAGCCATTAAACGACTTGGGGCTGATTCATTTTTGGTCAGCAAGGACTCAGACCAAATGAAG GCTGCAATGAGCACAATGGATGGCATCATTGATACGGCTTCTGCACCTCATAGTATTGCACCTTTGATTGATCTATTGAAGCCTCATGGGAAGCTAGTGATGGTGGGAGCACCAGGAAAAGTAGTGGAGCTACCTGTGTTTCCATTACTTATGG GGAGGAAGCTTGTTGGGGGAAGTGCAGTAGGTGGGATAAAAGAAACACAAGAAATGATAGATTTTGCAGGGAAGCACAACATAGTGGCTGATATCGAAGTTATATCAATGGACTATGTGAACACAGCTATTGAACGACTTGAAAAAGGAGACATTAGATATCGATTTGTCATTGATGTAGCTAATACCTTAAAAGGTTAG
- the LOC122069496 gene encoding receptor-like protein 33 has product MGDLPLGDHLLLLCCFFFLLLLVPQNRAIILREHCSCQGQKHALLQLQQESFNSSLWEPETDCCSWEGVTCNLTTGCVIGIDLSSKLLGPIYSNSSLFGFHHLQRLNLAYNDFKLTPIPSGFDRIPSLTHLNLSTTCFSGQIPWEFSHLTSSIGTLTVLDVEGNRFHGMPQQFTNASSLRTLKMNGNILEGKVPRSLANCTSLEVLDLGKNKIFDTFPFWLGKLPMLRVLVLHSNRFYGSIEQPQALVEFPMLQIMDLSSNRFTGNLPAEYFRSLGASMLKNGHKPKLEYIGDCYYKDSVTIMNKRQEMKLVRILTIYTAIDLSNNSFQGEIPKAIGDLISLVLLNLSHNDLTGLIPSSIGKMAELESLDLSQNKLSGQIPLQLTSLTFLEFLNLTQNHLEGPIPQGHQLDTFSNSSYIENPELCGLPLSRKCKVISDDMLPQGDKSKSTNDFKSDWKFMLMGYGCGMIIGIVIGYFIFKDEWIIRTFRVAPIRPQKKSKTRRLRR; this is encoded by the exons ATGGGAGATCTCCCCCTTGGTGAtcaccttctcctcctctgttgtttcttcttcctattGCTTCTTGTGCCTCAGAACCGAGCAATCATCTTGAGGGAGCACTGTAGTTGCCAAGGTCAAAAACATGCTCTCTTGCAATTGCAGCAAGAGTCCTTCAATTCCAGTCTATGGGAACCAGAAACGGATTGTTGCTCATGGGAAGGCGTCACATGTAACTTGACCACTGGTTGCGTGATCGGTATCGACTTGAGTTCCAAGCTTTTGGGACCTATCTATTCCAACAGCAGCCTCTTTGGTTTCCATCATCTCCAAAGGCTCAATCTTGCTTACAATGACTTCAAGCTGACTCCAATCCCATCTGGGTTTGATCGAATTCCAAGCTTGACCCATCTCAACCTCTCGACTACGTGTTTCTCAGGCCAGATACCCTGGGAATTCTCACACCTAACAAG TTCCATTGGCACTCTCACAGTATTGGATGTGGAAGGGAACAGATTTCATGGAATGCCTCAACAATTTACAAATGCAAGTAGCCTGAGGACACTCAAAATGAATGGAAACATATTAGAAGGGAAAGTGCCTAGGTCATTGGCTAATTGCACATCACTAGAGGTTTTAGACCTTGGGAAGAACAAGATATTTGATACTTTCCCCTTCTGGTTGGGGAAATTGCCTATGTTGCGAGTTCTTGTATTGCATTCCAACAGATTCTATGGCTCCATTGAACAACCTCAAGCCTTAGTTGAATTTCCAATGTTGCAAATCATGGACCTCTCATCCAATAGATTTACAGGTAACTTGCCAGCTGAATATTTTCGAAGCTTGGGGGCATCGATGCTAAAGAATGGACACAAACCAAAACTAGAGTATATTGGAGATTGCTACTACAAAGACTCAGTGACAATCATGAACAAAAGGCAAGAAATGAAACTAGTGAGGATCTTGACCATCTACACAGCTATTGATCTATCCAACAATAGTTTCCAAGGGGAGATTCCAAAAGCGATTGGAGACCTCATATCACTTGTGCTTCTAAATTTGTCTCACAATGACTTAACCGGCCTGATTCCTTCATCCATTGGAAAGATGGCAGAGCTTGAGTCCTTGGATCTCTCACAAAACAAGCTTTCAGGGCAAATCCCATTGCAACTTACTAGTCTCACatttcttgaattcttgaaCCTCACCCAAAATCATCTTGAGGGACCAATACCACAAGGCCATCAATTGGATACATTTTCAAACAGTTCTTACATTGAGAATCCAGAATTATGTGGTTTGCCTTTGTCAAGGAAATGCAAAGTTATCAGTGATGATATGTTGCCACAAGGTGATAAATCCAAGTCAACAAATGACTTCAAATCTGATTGGAAATTCATGTTGATGGGTTATGGATGCGGAATGATAATTGGAATTGTCATAGGATATTTCATTTTCAAAGATGAATGGATTATAAGGACTTTTAGAGTGGCACCAATTAGGCCACAGAAAAAGTCCAAGACAAGAAGATTGAGAAGATGA